ACGGTGACGCTGTTGCGCGCTACCGCTCGACGCGGCGGCTGCGTATGCCCATCCACCTCTTCGTGAGCGCCGACGACCATCCCACGCTCCGTACCCCCCAGGTGGACACCGCGCTGTGGGAGCAGCACACCGACGGCGGGCTGAGCGTGTTCGACGTGCCCGGCAACCACTTCGACATGCTGTCGCCGCCGCACGTCGCGGCCTTCACCGAGACCCTGTCCTCGATCCTCGATCCCTCCAGGAAGGCCGCCACATGAGTGCCGACTTGCCACTGACGTCGGCGCAGTCCGGAATCTGGTTCGCCCACCACCTGCGTGCGGGCAGTGCGGCGTACAACACGGGCGAGTACCTCGACATCCCCGGACCGGTCGACGAGGACCTGTTCGAGCGCGCGGTGCGCAGTGTGGTGGACGAGACCGATTCGCTGCGCGTGCGGTTCACCGTGGGCGCCGACGGGCCCCGGCAGACTGTCGAACCCTCCCTGGACCCCACCTGGTCGATGCACAGGGCCGACCTCAGCTCCGCGCCCGATCCGCATGCGGCGGCCGTGGCGTGGATGAGGGCGGAACTGGCCACCCCGGTCGACCTCCTGCGCGGTCCGCTGTTCCGCCAGGCGCTGTTCAGGATCGCGCCGGACCGCTTCCTGTGGTACCAGCGGGTCCATCACATCGTGGTCGACGGCTTCAGCATGTCGCTCCTCGCGCGGCGGGTGGCCAAGACGTACACCGCTCTGGTCGGGGGCACCGACCGCCGGGGAACCGCCTTCGGCCCGCTGACCACCCTCCTGGCCCACGACGCGGACTACGCCGGATCCGGACAACGCGCACGGGACCGGGAGTTCTGGGCGGCCCGGCTGGCCGGGCGGGACGCCCCGGTCAGCCCCGCCGGCCGGTCGGCCGAGGCATCGAGCGGCTTCCTGCGCCGTACGAGCAGCCTGTCCGCGCCCACCATGGCCGCGCTGCGCGGTGCCGCCCAGCACGCCGGTACGACCTGGCCCACCGCGGTGATCGCCACGGTCGCCGCGTATCTCCACCGCGTCACCGGCAAGGGGGACGTCGTCCTCAGCATGCCCGTGACGGGGCGTACGGACCCCGCCGAGCTGGCCGTACCCGGCATGGTGGCGAACGTGGTGCCGCTGCGGCTCCAGGTGCGCCCCGAGCAGAACCTCACCGCCCTCGTTCGCCAAGTGGCTGACGAGGTGGGCGCGTCGCGGCCGCACCAGCGCTACCGGGGCGAGGACCTCCGCAGGGATCTGGGCGAGGACGAGCCTCAGCAGGTCACCTTCGGCCCCGTCGCCAACATCATGTCCTTCTACTACCGTCTGGAGTTCGCCGGGCTCCGCGCCACGGCGCACAACCTGTCGAACGGACCCGTCGAAGACCTTTCGATCTCCGTCTACGACCGGTCCGACGGCACCCGGCCCAGAGTCGATCTCGACGCGAACCCGGCGCTCTACTCCGCTGCTGAACTCGCCTCCCATGAGCGGCGGTTCCTGCACTTCCTTCAGACCGTCGCCGCCGACCCCCACCGTCCGCTCGGCAGCCACGACGTTCTCTCCCCCGAGGAACGGCACCGGACGGTCGTGGAGTGGAACGACACCTCCCGCCCGTTCCCCTCGACGACGGTGCCCGGGGCCTTCGCCGCCCAAGTCGCTCGCACACCCGGCGCGTCGGCCGTAACCTTCGGCGACCTCACCTTGTCGTACGAGGAGTTGAACGAGCGCGCCAATCAGCTGGCGCACCGGCTCGTCGCACGGGGAGTGCGCGGCGAGTCCCGGGTCGCCGTGCTCATGGAACGCTCCCTCGACGTGGTCGTGTCGGTCCTGGCGATCAGCAAGGCCGGGGGCGCCTACGTCCCCCTGGACACCCGTTCCCCGGCGGCCCGGCTGCGCCACGTCATGGCCGAGACCGGCGCCACGGTCCTGCTTACCCATCGGGCCACCGAGGAACACGAACTCGCCGACGGGGTAACGGAGTTGGTGGTCGATGCCAGCGCGTCTGGCCTTCCCGGCGCACCGGCTGACGACCCCCGTGTGCCGCTGCATCCGGATCATCTGGCGTGCGTGCTGTACACCTCGGGTTCCACCGGCACGCCGAAGGGCGTGGCACTCACCCACCGCAACGTTCTGGGCATGACGTCGGACCACTGCTGGCACGGCCAGAACCCCCCTCGGGTGCTCGCACACTCCCCGCACGCCTTCGACGCCTCGACCTACGAGTGGTGGGTGCCGCTGCTCAACGGCGGCCAGGTGGTCATGGCCCCTCCCGGCGACCTGGACCTCGCGGCGTACCGGCGGCTCATCGTCGAACAGCGGGTCAGCGCGCTGTGGCTGACGGCGGGACTGTTCGGGGTGCTCGCGGACGAGTCCCCCGACGCCCTGTCCGGCGTCGCCCAGGTGTGGACCGGCGGGGACGTCGTTCCGGCCGACGCGGTCCGGCGCGTGCTCGACCGGTGCCCCGACACCGTGGTCGTCGCGGCGTACGGGCCGACCGAGGGCACCACGTTCACCACCCGCACCGTGCTGCGCCCGGGGCGGCCCGTGCCCGACGTGGTGCCGCTCGGCCGCCCCATGGACAACAGGCGGGTGTACGTGTTGGACGCGTCGCTTTCGCCGGTGCCGCCCGGTGTGGCGGGCGAGCTGTACGTCGCCGGGGCGGGTGTGGCACGCGGGTACCTGAACCGTCCGCGGTGGACCGCCCGCCACTTCGTGCCGTGCCCGTTCGGCGAGCCGGGCGAGCGGATGTACGGCACGGGCGACGTGGTCCGCTGGAGCCCCGACGGCGACCTGGAGTTCCTCGGCCGGGTCGACGACCAGATCAAACTCCGCGGATTCCGGATCGAGTTGGCCGAGATCGAGGCGCTGCTCGCCGGGCATCCCGGCGTCGCCCGGGCGACGGTGCTCGCGGCCCTGGACCCCTCGGGCGAGAAACGGCTGATCGGCTACGTGGTACCGGCCGCCGGGGCCCCGGGGCTCGACGTGGCGTCGCTGCGGGATCATGCCTCGGCGGTGCTGCCCGACTACATGGTGCCCACGGAGATCATCGCCGTGGACGCCTTCCCGCTGACGCCGCGCGGAAAGATCGACCGGTCCGCACTGCCCGCGCCGCGCTTCCCGTCGCTCTCGTCGGGGCCGGTGTCCGGCGCGTCGGGGCCGGTGACCGCCAGCCCGGCGGAGCAGGCCATGTGCGCCCTGTTCGCCGAGGTGCTCGGACTGCCCGAGGTGGGCGTCCACGACAGCTTCTTCGCGCTCGGCGGGAACTCGCTGCTCGCGACGAGGCTGGTCAACCGGGTGCGGGTGAGGTCCGGCCGGGAACTCACGCTGGGCGCGCTGTTCCAGGCACGTACCCCGGCCCGCCTCGCCGAGGCCGTCGAGGACAGCCCCGGCGCCGCCCTGCCGGGTCCCGTCCGGCGGTCCACGACTCAGACAGAGACCACAGGAAGTGTTGCGTAATGGACCACACGACGGCCACGCTCGGGGTCTCCCGAATACACCGCTACTACGAACTCATCGACGCATCGGACGTCACCGCGCTGGTCGACCTGTTCGCTCCCGACGCGTGCTACCGCCGACCCGGGTACGAACCACTGGTCGGGCACGCCGAGTTGGAGCGGTTCTACCGCGAGCAACGGGTGATCCGCGAGGGCGAGCACACCCTGGCCACGCTGGTCGCGACGGACGACGAGATCGCGGTCCACGGTCTGTTCCGTGGCGTACTGCACAACGGCGACCGGGTGGAGCTGCGGTTCGCGGACTTCTTCCGCATGACGCCCCCGGGTCTCATCGCGGCCCGGGACACGTTCTTCTTCGTCCCGGCGGTCTGAGCCGTGGGCACCCCCGACGACACGATCCGGGTCGGCCGCCGCTACAACGGCCCGCCCGCCAGCGCCAACGGCGGCTACTTCTCCGGTCTCCTGGCGCCGCGCGCGCGACGGATGCTGGACGTCGAAGGCGACCTCGTGGTCCAGCTGCACGCCCCGCCTCCGCTGGACACCGACCTCCGGCTGGCCCCGGCCGGCCGGCGGGTCCACGTCTGGCACGGCGACGTCCTCGTCGCGACCGCAGCACCCCAGGCCATCGGCACCGACACCGTGGAAGCCATCGCCCCCGACCTCGCCGAGCAGGCCATGTTCCGGTACGAAGGGCACGGCGCCCACCCCTTCCCCACCTGCTTCGTGTGCGGTCCCCGGCACCCGGACGGCCTGCGGCTGGCACCCGGCCCGGTGGCGGGCCATGGCAACCACGTCGCCTGTCTCTGGACGCCGGACGCCTCGACCGACGACGGGACAGGGACCGGCCTCGTCTCCGAGGAACTGGTGTGGGCGGCGCTGGACTGCCCCGGAGGCTGGACGCTCGACCCGCTGCGCAGCCCGCTGGTGCTGGGCCGGATGACGGCCCGGATCACGGCACTGCCCCGCGTCGGGGAAACCGTCGTCGCGGTGGGGCGCGGTACGCCCGGCGACGGCCGGGTCCACAGCTGCACCACGGCGCTCGTGCGCCGTGACGGAACCGAACTGGCCCGCTCGACGGCGACCTGGGTCCGTCTGGCGCCCACCGCATCACCTCAGGACACGAAGGCGGCAATCAGTTGACCAGCACGATCCCGACGACGGACACCACGGGCGTTCCCGGGTTCATCGGCAGTGGAGAGCCCGCGTTCACCGCACGGGCCCTCCATGAACTCGTCATCGAGCAGGCCGGGCGCGCACCGCACGCACCCGCCGTGACCTGCGACGGCCAGACCCTCACGTATCAGCAGCTCGTCACCCGGGCCCAAGACCTCGCGGAGCGGCTCCGGGCCGAGGGCCTGGCTGCGGAGGACGTCGTGGGCGTGCTGATGCGGCGGTCCCCCGAGCTGATCGTGGCTCTCCTCGCGGTGCTCATGGCGGGCGGCGCGTACCTCGGACTCGAACCGGACGACCCGCCGGGCCGACGGGAGGCCCTGCTCACCGACGCCGGGGTGAGGCTGGTGATCGTCGACGTACCGCTCCTGGACCGCGTCCCCGAAGGCGTCGCCGCGATCTCGCCGGACCCCGAGGCGATCTCGCCAGACCCAGGAACGCCGGAGCCCACCGAGGGGCCGACCGCTCCCGCGCCCCCCTGCCACCCCGACCGGCTCGCCTACGTCAGCTACACCTCGGGGTCCACCGGAGAGCCCAAGGGCGTCGCCGTGCCGCACCGGGCGGTCGACCGCCTGGTCCGGGGCGCGGACTGGATGGAAGCCAGGGCCGACGACGTCTTCCTGCACATCGCGCCGGTCGCGTTCGACGCGTCCACGCTGGAGATCTGGGCCGCCCTGGTCAACGGCTGCCGTCTGGTCGTCTTCCCACCGGTCGCGATCACCCTGGAGCAGGTGGCGGACACCGTCCGCACCGAGGGCGTGACCGTTCTCCTCCTGACCACCGGGCTCTTCCACCAGATGGCGGGCTCCCGGCCGGACGCGTTCGCCGGTGTGCGCCACGTCCTCACGGGTGGTGACGTCGCATCGCCCCGTCATGTGGGGCGGCTGCTGGACACGTACCCGGACCTGCTCTTCACCAACGGGTACGGACCGACCGAGAACACCACCTACACCACCTGCTGGACCAGCAGCACCCTCGCGGCCGGGCAGAGCGTGCCGATCGGCCGCCCGATCAGCGGCACCAGGGTCGCCGTACTGGACGACGACCTGCTCCCCGTGCCCCCGGGTGAGTGCGGCGAGTTGTACGCGGCCGGTGCCGGACTGTCGCGCGGCTATCTGCACCGCCCCGCCGCAACCGCCGAACGGTTCGTGCCCGACCCCTTCGCCACCGAGCCGGGGGCCAGGATGTACCGCACCGGCGACCTGGTGCGCCGGAGCCCGGACGGCACGCTGGAGTTCGTCGGGCGTGCGGACGAACAGGTCAAGGTGCAGGGCTACCGCGTCGAACCGCAGGCCGTCGAGGCCGAGTTGGAGCAGATGGCGGGGGTGCGGCACGCGGTCGTGCTGCCGCAGGCGGACCCGGCCGGGGGCACCAGACTCCTCGGCTACGTGGTGCCCACCGAACCCGACCTCGGCGACGCGATCGGTCTGGGCCGCCAACTGCGCCTGGATCTGCGGGAGAAGCTGCCCCCTTACCTCGTTCCCTGGGCGATCCTGATCCGCCCCGAGCTTCCCCTGAACCGCAACGGCAAGGTCGACCGCCGGGCCCTGCCGACGGCGACCCGGGTGCCCAGGAACGTGGCCAACGCGTTCGTCACACCGCTCACCACCGTGGAGTTGCGGCTGACCGAGCTGTGGGGCGACGTCCTGGGGGTCGAACCGATCGGCATCGAGGACGACTTCTTCGAGCTGGGCGGCCACTCGCTGCTGGCCACCGAGCTTCTGGCGGTCGTGCAGAGGGAGTTCGACATGGACGTTCCGGCGCTGACGCTGTTCCTCTCCCCCACCGTGGCGGAGTTCGCGGCCGCGCTCGTGGAGCTGTGGGAGGGACAGACCCGATGACGACGGCACCTTCCGGCGGGCGCTGCCCGGTCTCCGCGACGCAGCAGGTCGATCTGATCGACCCCGACCTCTACGGGGGAGACGGCGCGCACGCGGCCTGGCGGCAGCTGCGCCGATCCGCTCCGGTGAGCTGGCAGCCGGTCCGCGACATCGGGTACTGGTCGGTCGTCACTCACGCGGAGGCCGCCCGGGTCCTGCGCGACCACGACACCTTCACCTCCGAACAGGGCACGTTGCTCAACCTGCTGGGCAAGGGCGACCCGGCCGGCGGCCAGCAGATGGCGGTGACCGACCCACCGGCCCACGCCCGGCTGCGCGGCCCCCTGCAACAGGCCCTGTCCATCAAGAACGTGGAGAACGACCGGGAACGGATCCGCCGCACCGTCGTCGACCTCCTCCAACCCCTCGCCGACGGGGGCCCCTTCGACTTCGCCACCGCCATGGCCGCGCTGCCCATGAGGGTGATCGGCGCGATGATGGCACTGCCGGAGGCGGACTGGCCGCGCCTGATCCGGCTCACCCACATGTGCATCGCGGCGGACGACCCCGAGTTCCAGCTCGCGGCGGGGGCACAGGCCACCCTGCGGGCCGCCCACCGCGAACTCTTCGCCTACTTCCAGGACCTCGTCACCCAGCGGCGGCGTACGCCGGGCGACGACCTGATCAGCGTGCTGCTGACCATGGAGCTCGACGGACGCAGGCTGTCACCGGGCGAGATCGTGTCCAACTGCTACAGCCTGCTGCTGGGCGCGACGGTCACCACGGCCCAGCCCCCGAACGCGGCGATGGCCACACTGGCCGGGACGCCGGGCTTCGACGACTGGGCCGCTCACCCGGACCTGCTGAACAGCGGGGTGGAGGAGTCGCTGCGCTGGGCGTCGCCCACCCAGCACTTCATGCGCCACACCACCCGCGACGTGGAGGTCCGAGGGGTACTGATCCCGGCGGGGGCACCGGTCGTGGTGTGGCTGGGTTCGGCCAACCGCGACGAGGGGGTGTTCGCCGACCCGGACACCTTCGACATCCGGCGCGCTCCCAACAAACACCTCGCGTTCGGTGTGGGCGCGCACTACTGCATCGGGCACACCGTCGCCCGGGTGACCCTGCGGGTCTTCTTCGCGGAACTGCTGGCCAGGTTCACCGACTTCACCCTCGCGGGCCCGCCGACCCGCCTGCGCTCGAACATCATCGCGGGATACGCCCACCTGCCGATCACCGCGAAGACCCGCCGCACGGAAGGCCCCCGCCGATGACCACTCCCCCGCCCCGCAACAAGTGGTTCCTGCGCGAACCGTCGCCCACGGCGGCGGCGCGCCTCTTCTGCCTGCCGTACTCGGGGTGCGGTGCGAGCATGTACCGCCAGTGGCCGACGACGATCGAAGGCGTCGAGGTCTGCCCGGTACAACTGCCGGGCCGGGAGAACCGGATGCGCGAACCGGCCCACTCCACGTACGAGTCCCTGGCCGACGACCTGGCCGAGGCACTGCACCCCTACCTGGACCGCCCCTACGCACTGTTCGGCCACTGCGGCTCCGCACTGGCGGCGTACGAGACGGTGGTACGGCTCACCCAGCGGGGCCACCCGGCCCCGGCCCGGCTCTTCGTCTCCTCCGAGGTGGCTCCGCAGGACGGCCCGTACGGCCGCTTCCTCGACATGACCGACGAGGAACTGGCCGCCGAACTGCGCGAACTGGTCACGGAACTGGGCGGCAGCCTGGAACCGAGCCTGCTCGCCCTGTACCTGGGCGTGCTGCGCAAGGACGTGGACATGAACACGCGCTACCACGTGCCCGAACCGGTCCGGCTGCCGTCGCCGATCACAGCGATCGGCTGGACCGAGGACACGGGCATCGCCCCCTCCCTCATGACCGGCTGGTCCGCCTGCGGCGACACGAGCTTCGCCCTGCTGGAGGGAGGCCACTACCGCTTCATCGAGGCGCCGCAGGAACTGCGGTCGCTGCTGGCGGCGGGGCTGCGCCCCTGACGGGACGATCCGCAGGGGGCGGCCCGCGTCCTCCGCGTACAGGGTCCTACGCGTACGGGGTCCTACGCGTACGGGTCGAAGGGGATGCCGCTCGGCTTGGCCTTCGCGAGGTGCGCCGCGAAGTTGCCGTCCTTGAGGCCGAACACGGCACTGCCGAAGTCGGTCCGGCTGAGCTTGTCGCGAATCCCCTCGGGGTAGCCGTTCCAGCCCACGAGTGCGGGGAACTGCCAGGTGCGCTCGTGGTTCTCCGGAGGTTCGTCCCCCGAGGTCGCGGGGCGGAAGCAGTGCGTGCTCGCACCGTCCTTGTGGTAGACGATCTTGGGGTGCGTCCCGTCCCAGCGGATGCGGTCACGGGAATGGATGTTGAAGTTCCCGTGCGCGGAGGTGGCGACGTAGCGCGCCTCGCCGTTCTGCACCCACACGACGACGTGCTCCCAGTCGTGGCGGTGTCCCCCGAGGCCGCTGCCCAGCACGGCCTGGTCCTTCTCGAAGTACAGCCCGTACATCACGGCGCACCAGCCGTTGTTGCACTTCTGGCGGGCGTACCCGTTGGTGTTGTCGAGGTCCACCGCGTCACGGCACTGCCCGTTGAGCGCACCGGAGGGCTTCAGGCCGCCGTTCGTCGTCCCGTCAGGGCCGATGGCGGCGGTCGGATAACAGCCGTCCGTGTCGTAGTCGAAGGCCGGCTGGTAGGTCTGTTCCTGTACGTCCGCCTGCGCGGGCAACGCCTTCGGCGGCTCGGCGTGGGCACTGCCGGTCGCCGTGACGACCAGCGCGACGGCACTGCCCAGCACGAGCGACATCCGGTACGTCCGTGACTTCGTTCTCACTGTGTCCCCTTCTCTTCTTTCTCTTCTTTTCTTCCTCGCGTGCGCTTCCGCACTGTGTACACGAGGTTCGTCTCATCTGGGATGGGCATGCCAAGGCAGGACGTGATGCGCGGACGCGCGAGAAGCACGACGAGAGGACGTACCGCCATGGACGAGGAGCGCGCCCCCCGGGCGGCGGCCGTCTTCGACGCTCTGGGGGCGGAGTACGAGAGCGCGTTCGGCGCCTCCCCCGCCCACCACGGCTCCCTCCGGCGGCTGCTGGCGGACCTGACCCCGGGCAGCCGGGTTCTGGACGTGGGCAGCGGCACGGGGAGGCCCACCGCGGCCACGCTGACCGCTGCCGGGCACGACGTAGTGGGCGTCGACGTCTCTCCCGTCATGGTCGACCTCGCGCGCCGCCGGGTGCCGCAGGCGGACTTCCGGCAGGCGGACATCCGCGCCATGCCCCTGGCGGACGCTTCGTTCGACGCGGTCTGCGTCTACTTCTCGCTCCTCCAGATGTCACGCGCCGAGCAGTCGTCACTGCTGCACCGGCTCGCGCGCGCCCTGCGCCCCGGCGGAACGTGCGTGGTGGCGACGGTGCCCCTGGACGTCGAGGACGTCCAGGGCGTCTTCATGGGCCAGGACGTACGGGTGACGAGCTTCGCCGCCGAGGACTTCACCGCCGCCGTACGGGAGGCGGGGCTGTCCGTGACCCACGTGGAAAGCCTCCTCTTCACGCCCGCGCACCCGGACGCCGCTCCCGAGCCCCACCTCTTCCTGCACTGCCGCCGCGAGCACCCGCGTCCGACGGGCTGACCGGACTAACCGGGCCGACCGGTTCACCAGATGCTCTCGACCCACTCCGGGTGGTCGACGAACGGATTCCGGTTGTGCTGGTAGGTGCTGTGGATGACCTCGTTGCGGCGCTGCTCGAAGGCGCTGGGCGGGTCCTGGAGCGACCACTGCTTCAGCACGGCCAGACGTCCGATCGCGGGCAGGGAGCCGTTGTTGACCCGGTCGTTGGGCTCCAGGTCCGCGAACCCGTCCCCGCCGTCGTAACGGACCGCCATGTA
This is a stretch of genomic DNA from Streptomyces sp. NBC_00237. It encodes these proteins:
- a CDS encoding cytochrome P450; this encodes MTTAPSGGRCPVSATQQVDLIDPDLYGGDGAHAAWRQLRRSAPVSWQPVRDIGYWSVVTHAEAARVLRDHDTFTSEQGTLLNLLGKGDPAGGQQMAVTDPPAHARLRGPLQQALSIKNVENDRERIRRTVVDLLQPLADGGPFDFATAMAALPMRVIGAMMALPEADWPRLIRLTHMCIAADDPEFQLAAGAQATLRAAHRELFAYFQDLVTQRRRTPGDDLISVLLTMELDGRRLSPGEIVSNCYSLLLGATVTTAQPPNAAMATLAGTPGFDDWAAHPDLLNSGVEESLRWASPTQHFMRHTTRDVEVRGVLIPAGAPVVVWLGSANRDEGVFADPDTFDIRRAPNKHLAFGVGAHYCIGHTVARVTLRVFFAELLARFTDFTLAGPPTRLRSNIIAGYAHLPITAKTRRTEGPRR
- a CDS encoding non-ribosomal peptide synthetase, whose amino-acid sequence is MTSTIPTTDTTGVPGFIGSGEPAFTARALHELVIEQAGRAPHAPAVTCDGQTLTYQQLVTRAQDLAERLRAEGLAAEDVVGVLMRRSPELIVALLAVLMAGGAYLGLEPDDPPGRREALLTDAGVRLVIVDVPLLDRVPEGVAAISPDPEAISPDPGTPEPTEGPTAPAPPCHPDRLAYVSYTSGSTGEPKGVAVPHRAVDRLVRGADWMEARADDVFLHIAPVAFDASTLEIWAALVNGCRLVVFPPVAITLEQVADTVRTEGVTVLLLTTGLFHQMAGSRPDAFAGVRHVLTGGDVASPRHVGRLLDTYPDLLFTNGYGPTENTTYTTCWTSSTLAAGQSVPIGRPISGTRVAVLDDDLLPVPPGECGELYAAGAGLSRGYLHRPAATAERFVPDPFATEPGARMYRTGDLVRRSPDGTLEFVGRADEQVKVQGYRVEPQAVEAELEQMAGVRHAVVLPQADPAGGTRLLGYVVPTEPDLGDAIGLGRQLRLDLREKLPPYLVPWAILIRPELPLNRNGKVDRRALPTATRVPRNVANAFVTPLTTVELRLTELWGDVLGVEPIGIEDDFFELGGHSLLATELLAVVQREFDMDVPALTLFLSPTVAEFAAALVELWEGQTR
- a CDS encoding NPP1 family protein; this translates as MRTKSRTYRMSLVLGSAVALVVTATGSAHAEPPKALPAQADVQEQTYQPAFDYDTDGCYPTAAIGPDGTTNGGLKPSGALNGQCRDAVDLDNTNGYARQKCNNGWCAVMYGLYFEKDQAVLGSGLGGHRHDWEHVVVWVQNGEARYVATSAHGNFNIHSRDRIRWDGTHPKIVYHKDGASTHCFRPATSGDEPPENHERTWQFPALVGWNGYPEGIRDKLSRTDFGSAVFGLKDGNFAAHLAKAKPSGIPFDPYA
- a CDS encoding class I SAM-dependent methyltransferase, with protein sequence MDEERAPRAAAVFDALGAEYESAFGASPAHHGSLRRLLADLTPGSRVLDVGSGTGRPTAATLTAAGHDVVGVDVSPVMVDLARRRVPQADFRQADIRAMPLADASFDAVCVYFSLLQMSRAEQSSLLHRLARALRPGGTCVVATVPLDVEDVQGVFMGQDVRVTSFAAEDFTAAVREAGLSVTHVESLLFTPAHPDAAPEPHLFLHCRREHPRPTG
- a CDS encoding thioesterase II family protein, which gives rise to MTTPPPRNKWFLREPSPTAAARLFCLPYSGCGASMYRQWPTTIEGVEVCPVQLPGRENRMREPAHSTYESLADDLAEALHPYLDRPYALFGHCGSALAAYETVVRLTQRGHPAPARLFVSSEVAPQDGPYGRFLDMTDEELAAELRELVTELGGSLEPSLLALYLGVLRKDVDMNTRYHVPEPVRLPSPITAIGWTEDTGIAPSLMTGWSACGDTSFALLEGGHYRFIEAPQELRSLLAAGLRP
- a CDS encoding nuclear transport factor 2 family protein codes for the protein MDHTTATLGVSRIHRYYELIDASDVTALVDLFAPDACYRRPGYEPLVGHAELERFYREQRVIREGEHTLATLVATDDEIAVHGLFRGVLHNGDRVELRFADFFRMTPPGLIAARDTFFFVPAV
- a CDS encoding amino acid adenylation domain-containing protein; translation: MSADLPLTSAQSGIWFAHHLRAGSAAYNTGEYLDIPGPVDEDLFERAVRSVVDETDSLRVRFTVGADGPRQTVEPSLDPTWSMHRADLSSAPDPHAAAVAWMRAELATPVDLLRGPLFRQALFRIAPDRFLWYQRVHHIVVDGFSMSLLARRVAKTYTALVGGTDRRGTAFGPLTTLLAHDADYAGSGQRARDREFWAARLAGRDAPVSPAGRSAEASSGFLRRTSSLSAPTMAALRGAAQHAGTTWPTAVIATVAAYLHRVTGKGDVVLSMPVTGRTDPAELAVPGMVANVVPLRLQVRPEQNLTALVRQVADEVGASRPHQRYRGEDLRRDLGEDEPQQVTFGPVANIMSFYYRLEFAGLRATAHNLSNGPVEDLSISVYDRSDGTRPRVDLDANPALYSAAELASHERRFLHFLQTVAADPHRPLGSHDVLSPEERHRTVVEWNDTSRPFPSTTVPGAFAAQVARTPGASAVTFGDLTLSYEELNERANQLAHRLVARGVRGESRVAVLMERSLDVVVSVLAISKAGGAYVPLDTRSPAARLRHVMAETGATVLLTHRATEEHELADGVTELVVDASASGLPGAPADDPRVPLHPDHLACVLYTSGSTGTPKGVALTHRNVLGMTSDHCWHGQNPPRVLAHSPHAFDASTYEWWVPLLNGGQVVMAPPGDLDLAAYRRLIVEQRVSALWLTAGLFGVLADESPDALSGVAQVWTGGDVVPADAVRRVLDRCPDTVVVAAYGPTEGTTFTTRTVLRPGRPVPDVVPLGRPMDNRRVYVLDASLSPVPPGVAGELYVAGAGVARGYLNRPRWTARHFVPCPFGEPGERMYGTGDVVRWSPDGDLEFLGRVDDQIKLRGFRIELAEIEALLAGHPGVARATVLAALDPSGEKRLIGYVVPAAGAPGLDVASLRDHASAVLPDYMVPTEIIAVDAFPLTPRGKIDRSALPAPRFPSLSSGPVSGASGPVTASPAEQAMCALFAEVLGLPEVGVHDSFFALGGNSLLATRLVNRVRVRSGRELTLGALFQARTPARLAEAVEDSPGAALPGPVRRSTTQTETTGSVA